Genomic window (Dyadobacter fanqingshengii):
GTCAACGACCACATCCACCGCTTTGTATGACAATCTTTCGGTTGGACTAATGAAATTTCCCGCCGAATTATTGACCAGACCATTCACGCTGCCGAACTTCTCAATTGCTTTTGCAATCACATTTTCAATTTGCTCGGGTTTACGGACGTCGCATTCAACGGCTAAAATGTTGCCGCCAATAGTCTCTTCCATTTCTCTGGCGGTTTTTTCGAGAACTTCGAGGCGTCGGCTGCAAATCACAATGTTAGCTCCTAATTTCAGAAAATAGGTGGCCATGGATTTACCTAGTCCCGTGCCGCCTCCCGTTATAATAATGGTCTTGTTTTTCAATGCGTCGTCGCGAAGCATTCCTTCCGTGTGGATCATCAGAAACAGATTTTATGGATGCGGGTAAAGGTAAAGTTTTATCTAAAATTGTTATATTTTGTAGTAAAAATAATAAGCCTATGATGAACCAGGTGAAGGACATTATGACCCAGCTGGCAGCGCTGGGCAGCGAGCAAACCCTGAAAACTTTCCTGAATCATGGTGGCGTGGAACCCATGTACGGGGTGAAGATTGGCGATATGAAGCCTATTTTGAAAAAACACAAAAACAATCACCAACTCGCGCTTGAATTATATAAAACAGGCAATTCGGATGCCATGTATCTGGCCGGACTAATGTCAAATCCATCTTTGCTGACGCCGGAAGTGCTGGACGAATGGATTGAACGCGCGCCGTGGCATATGATCAGCGAGTTCACCGTTGCCTGGAATGCTGCTGAGAGTCCCTATGGATTCGAAATGGCGCGGAAATGGATCGAATCTGACAAAGAGCTGACGGCGGATGCGGGTTGGTCAACATGGGGTTGCCTGATGGCGCTTACGCCGGATGAAAAGATTGACAAAGAGGAAATTGATCAGTTGCTGGACCGCGTTGAAAGGGAAATTCACGACGCACCCAATCAGGTTCGGTATGTAATGAATGGTTTTGTGATCGCGGTTGGGTCTTATTATAAACCATTGGCCGAGAAGGCAATGGCGATTGGGAACAGGATCGGGAAAGTGAAGGTGAATATGGGCAATACGGCTTGCAAAGTGCCTTATGCTCCCGATTACATTCAAAAAATCTGGGACGCAGGCAGGTTAGGAGTAAAAAGAAAAGAAGTGAGATGCTGAGTTATTGCTGAGCAAGCAAATAGAGCACAGCCATCCGCACGGCAACCCCGTTTTCAACCTGATTTAAGATAATAGAATGGCTGGAATCGGCAGCGTCTGATGAAAGTTCAACCCCGCGGTTGATCGGGCCAGGGTGCATCAGGACGATTTCCTTGTTCAAATCATCCAGCATGGCTTTATTAATGCCATAATAGAGTGAATATTCCCTTAATGAGGGAAAATATTTAATCTGCTGGCGTTCCAGCTGAATGCGGAGGACGTTCGCTACGTCGCACCATTGCAATGCTTCCTTTACATTATGGCTGATTTTTACACCCAATTCGTCCAAATGCTTGGGAATCAATGTGGATGGTCCGCAAACCATGACTTCTGCTCCCAATTTTTGCAAACAAAAAATATTGGAAAGTGCAACGCGTGAATGCGTAATGTCTCCAATTATCGCAATTTTCTTTCCGGTGAGGTCGCCCAGTTTTTCGCGCATGGAAAAAGCATCGAGTAATGCTTGCGTAGGGTGCTCGTGCGTGCCGTCGCCTGCGTTCACAACGTTTGCGGGGATGCGTGTCGACAGATAATGTGGCGCTCCCGGGCTGCTATGGCGCATCACGATCATATCCACTTTCATAGCCAGGATATTATTGACCGTATCGAGCAGCGTTTCGCCCTTTTTTACCGAGCTTCCCGAAGCAGAAAAATTAACTACGTCAGCGGAAAGACGCTTTTCAGCAAGCTCAAAAGAGAGCCTTGTGCGGGTTGAATTTTCGAAAAAAACGTTTGCTATGGTGATATCCCGGAGCGATGGGACTTTCTTGATGGGCCGGTTAATGACGTCCTTGAACTGCGTTGCCGTGTCTAAGATGGTATGAATGTCATTCTCGTTCAGGTTTTTAATTCCAAGTAAGTGCCGGACCGAAAGTTTTGTCATTGCTGGTATTCAAGAAAGTTTGGCAAAGATAATAAGGAAGCTGGCAACGCGAAAACGCATTTGGAAATTTCCCCTTCCTATTTCTTCATCGCCGCTGACTATCTTTGGGACGCTGCCAGGCTTTTTCCTGGTTGAAATATCGACTAAAAAAGTTGGAATAAAATGAATAAGGCTGCATTAATAACCCATATAAAATCACTTTTGGAAGAGCGCATGATGGTGGCGTGGAATGCGATGGAAGCGGCGCAGTCATCGGCAAATGATCAGGGAAAAAGTTCAATGGGAGATAAATATGAGACATCCCGCTCCATGGGCCAGCTGGACAGAAATATGCACGCCAGACAATATGAGCAGGTCCGTCTGGAAAGATTGGTTTTGGAAAAAATACACGAAAATGAGGTTTCTGTGCGTGCTTCGGTGGGATCGTTGTTAGAAACAACTGCGGGCTGGTTTTTCATCGCCGTGAGCCTGGGAGCCGTAAAAATAGAAGAAGAGACCGC
Coding sequences:
- a CDS encoding DNA alkylation repair protein, whose protein sequence is MMNQVKDIMTQLAALGSEQTLKTFLNHGGVEPMYGVKIGDMKPILKKHKNNHQLALELYKTGNSDAMYLAGLMSNPSLLTPEVLDEWIERAPWHMISEFTVAWNAAESPYGFEMARKWIESDKELTADAGWSTWGCLMALTPDEKIDKEEIDQLLDRVEREIHDAPNQVRYVMNGFVIAVGSYYKPLAEKAMAIGNRIGKVKVNMGNTACKVPYAPDYIQKIWDAGRLGVKRKEVRC
- a CDS encoding aspartate carbamoyltransferase catalytic subunit — encoded protein: MTKLSVRHLLGIKNLNENDIHTILDTATQFKDVINRPIKKVPSLRDITIANVFFENSTRTRLSFELAEKRLSADVVNFSASGSSVKKGETLLDTVNNILAMKVDMIVMRHSSPGAPHYLSTRIPANVVNAGDGTHEHPTQALLDAFSMREKLGDLTGKKIAIIGDITHSRVALSNIFCLQKLGAEVMVCGPSTLIPKHLDELGVKISHNVKEALQWCDVANVLRIQLERQQIKYFPSLREYSLYYGINKAMLDDLNKEIVLMHPGPINRGVELSSDAADSSHSIILNQVENGVAVRMAVLYLLAQQ
- a CDS encoding transcription elongation factor codes for the protein MNKAALITHIKSLLEERMMVAWNAMEAAQSSANDQGKSSMGDKYETSRSMGQLDRNMHARQYEQVRLERLVLEKIHENEVSVRASVGSLLETTAGWFFIAVSLGAVKIEEETAMAVSSSSPVGASLLGKGPGDKFEFMKRQHEIIALH